One Eremothecium cymbalariae DBVPG#7215 chromosome 2, complete sequence DNA window includes the following coding sequences:
- the RSM19 gene encoding mitochondrial 37S ribosomal protein uS19m (similar to Ashbya gossypii AGL224W), translated as MFPTRYLLSRSAWKGPNIVPLPIKEALVKGTPVRTNARSATILPQFVGLKFQVHNGKEYVAFEITEDMVGSKLGEFAPTRKRFSYTQTKNK; from the coding sequence TTCACGTTCTGCATGGAAAGGTCCAAATATTGTTCCTCTACCCATTAAAGAAGCCCTTGTAAAAGGTACTCCGGTCAGAACAAATGCTAGATCGGCTACTATTTTACCGCAGTTTGTTGGTTTAAAGTTTCAAGTTCATAATGGTAAGGAATATGTTGCATTTGAGATAACAGAAGATATGGTGGGGAGCAAATTAGGAGAATTTGCTCCCACTAGGAAAAGATTTAGCTACACACAAACGAAAAACAAGTAG